A stretch of the Macaca thibetana thibetana isolate TM-01 chromosome X, ASM2454274v1, whole genome shotgun sequence genome encodes the following:
- the TCEAL5 gene encoding transcription elongation factor A protein-like 5 — MEKLYKENEGKPENERNLESEGKPEDEGSTEDEAKSDEEEKPDMEGKTEREGKREDEGEPGDEGQPEGEGSQEKQGKSKGEGKPQSEGKSASQAKPESQPRAAEKRPAEDYVPRKAKRKTDRGTDDSPRDSQEDLQERHLSSEEMMRECGDVSRAQEELRKKQKMGGFHWMQRDVQDPFAPRGQRGVRGVRGGGRGQKDLEDVPYV, encoded by the coding sequence ATGGAAAAGctctacaaagaaaatgaaggaaagccAGAGAATGAAAGAAACCTAGAAAGTGAGGGAAAGCCAGAAGATGAAGGAAGTACAGAAGATGAAGCAAAGTCAGACGAGGAAGAAAAGCCGGACATGGAGGGGAAGACAGAACGCGAGGGAAAGCGAGAGGATGAGGGAGAGCCAGGTGATGAGGGACAACCGGAAGGTGAGGGGAGCCAGGAAAAGCAGGGCAAGTCCAAAGGTGAGGGCAAGCCACAAAGTGAGGGTAAGTCAGCCTCCCAGGCAAAGCCAGAGAGCCAGCCGCGGGCCGCCGAAAAGCGCCCGGCTGAAGATTATGTGCCccggaaagcaaaaagaaaaacagataggGGGACGGACGATTCCCCCAGGGACTCTCAGGAGGACTTACAAGAAAGGCATCTGAGCAGTGAGGAGATGATGAGAGAATGTGGAGATGTGTCAAGGGCTCAGGAGGAGCtaaggaaaaagcagaaaatgggTGGTTTTCATTGGATGCAAAGAGATGTACAGGATCCATTCGCCCCAAGGGGCCAACGGGGTGTAAGGGGAGTGAGAGGTGGAGGTAGGGGCCAGAAAGATTTAGAAGATGTCCCATATGTTTAA